The following are from one region of the Streptomyces changanensis genome:
- a CDS encoding pentapeptide repeat-containing protein yields MAITRDLVVRGEDWYGRELDTGDAFEGCTFLDVDGTEGASEGASFDGCVFAGVRFNASRHSGSAFTNCAFRRCVFLDTRFERCKLVGSRFPGSTFALLTVDGGDWSFAELAGADLRKAELDGVRLREADLTDVRLEEAVVTRCDLSGARWRDVRLDRADLRGSDLSSLDPRTARAAGARVDLEQAAVLAMALGFRVG; encoded by the coding sequence ATGGCGATCACACGTGACCTCGTCGTGCGGGGCGAGGACTGGTACGGGCGGGAACTGGACACGGGCGACGCGTTCGAAGGGTGCACCTTCCTCGACGTCGACGGGACGGAAGGGGCGAGCGAGGGGGCCTCCTTCGACGGGTGCGTCTTCGCCGGGGTGCGGTTCAACGCCTCCCGCCACTCCGGGTCGGCGTTCACCAACTGCGCCTTCCGCCGGTGCGTGTTCCTCGACACGCGCTTCGAGCGGTGCAAGCTGGTGGGCAGCCGGTTCCCCGGGTCGACGTTCGCCCTCCTCACCGTCGACGGCGGCGACTGGTCGTTCGCGGAGCTGGCCGGTGCCGACCTGCGCAAGGCCGAACTGGACGGCGTGCGCCTGCGCGAGGCCGACCTCACGGACGTCCGCCTGGAGGAGGCCGTGGTCACCCGCTGCGACCTGTCCGGCGCCCGCTGGCGCGACGTCCGCCTCGACCGGGCCGACCTGCGCGGCAGTGACCTGTCGTCGCTCGACCCCAGGACGGCGCGGGCCGCGGGTGCCCGCGTCGACCTGGAGCAGGCCGCGGTGCTCGCCATGGCGCTCGGCTTCCGGGTGGGGTGA
- a CDS encoding AfsR/SARP family transcriptional regulator, translating to MDRDYGPRVPEQRVPRQAQVPGGRAPVGDRPPGGHGTVPGGGPAGRAALRFGVLGPVRAWREGEPLPSGSPQQRALLAALLLRDGRTATAAELIDAIWGDEPPSQALAAVRTYASRLRKVLPPDVLVSESGGYAIRGAGDALDLNVAQELAAEAEKARVAGDRAQAVALIDKALGLWDGEPLASVPGPYAETQRARLEEWRLQLVETRLDLDLECGHHAEAVSELTALTAAHPLRERLRELLMLALYRSGRQAEALAVYADTRRLLADELGVDPRPELSRLQQRILQADSELDRPVEEAAPGTAAVARPAQLPATVPDFTGRVPFVRELGDLLVTSEGSVMAVSALAGIGGVGKTTLAVHVAHQARPHFPDGQLYVDLMGAGSRAAEPETVLGSFLRALGTPDAQVPETLQERAALYRSTLAGRRVLVLLDNARDAAQVRPLLPGSEGCAALVTSRIRMVDLAGAHLVDLDVMSPDEALQLFTRIVGAERVRAEREAALDVVAACGFLPLAIRIAASRLAARRTWTVSVLAAKLADERRRLDELQAGDLAVKATFELGYTHLEPAQARAFRLLGLADGPDISLAAAAAALDLPLQETEDLIETLVDTSLVESAAPGRYRYHDLVRLYARACAERDEQPPAEREAAMSRLLDFYLATAARVYAIERPGDRLVDHLEPTTYEGLSFTDRHTAQDWLYREANCVLACVRQATAGGAPASRLRRAVDLLWAAKDLTESGANSKQYESAALAAREAAHAAGDARTEARARTTLSNVHLVAGRYDQADREARAARELAVAAGDAAPVYWADNDRGIIAIVQGRHQDAEEHLVRATEGSREVGNLSSVATALCNLSRVHLLTGRPTSAIDLARQGIELYDRLGLTLRLANGRYALGVALTHADRHAEALEEFAEALRIFAKNRQRLWEGATHFRIAEAQLRSRRPAHAAQHAEQALALGCIGGDQMRGHTLTLLGKALRALGQSDRSRACLVEALSLYEELGAQEAAGVRALLTPSAA from the coding sequence ATGGACCGTGACTACGGGCCGCGAGTGCCGGAGCAGCGTGTTCCACGGCAGGCGCAGGTACCGGGCGGTCGGGCACCGGTCGGCGACCGACCCCCCGGCGGCCACGGAACGGTCCCGGGAGGCGGGCCGGCGGGTCGCGCCGCCCTGCGCTTCGGGGTGCTCGGACCGGTGCGCGCCTGGCGCGAAGGCGAGCCGCTGCCGTCCGGTTCGCCGCAGCAGCGCGCCCTGCTCGCGGCCCTGCTGCTGCGCGACGGGCGGACGGCGACCGCCGCCGAGCTGATCGACGCGATCTGGGGCGACGAACCGCCCTCACAGGCGCTCGCCGCCGTCCGCACCTACGCCTCCCGGCTGCGCAAGGTCCTCCCCCCGGACGTCCTCGTCAGCGAGTCCGGCGGGTACGCGATCCGCGGCGCGGGCGACGCGCTCGACCTGAACGTGGCCCAGGAGCTGGCCGCGGAGGCGGAGAAGGCCCGTGTCGCCGGCGACCGCGCCCAGGCCGTCGCGCTGATCGACAAGGCGCTCGGGCTGTGGGACGGCGAACCCCTGGCGTCCGTGCCCGGCCCGTACGCGGAGACGCAGCGCGCCCGGCTGGAGGAGTGGCGGCTCCAGCTCGTGGAGACCCGCCTCGACCTGGACCTGGAGTGCGGCCACCACGCCGAGGCCGTCTCCGAGCTGACCGCGCTGACGGCCGCGCACCCGCTGCGCGAGCGGCTGCGGGAGCTGCTCATGCTGGCCCTGTACCGCAGCGGCCGGCAGGCCGAGGCGCTCGCCGTGTACGCGGACACCCGCCGTCTCCTCGCCGACGAGCTCGGCGTCGACCCCCGCCCGGAGCTGTCCCGTCTCCAGCAGCGGATCCTCCAGGCCGACAGCGAGCTGGACCGGCCGGTCGAGGAGGCCGCGCCGGGCACGGCGGCCGTGGCCCGTCCCGCGCAGCTCCCGGCGACGGTCCCCGACTTCACCGGCCGGGTCCCCTTCGTACGGGAACTGGGCGACCTGCTGGTCACCTCCGAGGGCTCGGTGATGGCCGTGTCGGCGCTCGCCGGGATCGGCGGCGTCGGCAAGACGACCCTCGCCGTCCACGTGGCGCACCAGGCGCGGCCGCACTTCCCGGACGGGCAGCTGTACGTCGACCTGATGGGCGCCGGGTCCCGCGCGGCGGAGCCGGAGACGGTGCTCGGCTCGTTCCTGCGCGCGCTCGGCACCCCGGACGCGCAGGTCCCCGAGACGCTTCAGGAGCGGGCGGCGCTCTACCGGTCGACGCTGGCGGGCCGGCGCGTCCTGGTCCTGCTCGACAACGCCCGTGACGCCGCCCAGGTGCGGCCGCTGCTGCCCGGCAGCGAGGGGTGCGCGGCGCTGGTGACCAGCCGGATCCGGATGGTCGACCTGGCGGGGGCGCACCTGGTCGACCTGGACGTGATGTCGCCGGACGAGGCGCTGCAGCTGTTCACCCGGATCGTGGGCGCCGAGCGGGTGCGGGCGGAGCGGGAGGCCGCCCTGGACGTGGTCGCGGCGTGCGGCTTCCTGCCGCTGGCCATCCGCATCGCGGCGTCCCGGCTGGCCGCCCGCCGCACGTGGACGGTCTCGGTGCTGGCGGCGAAGCTCGCCGACGAGCGGCGCCGGCTGGACGAGCTCCAGGCGGGCGACCTGGCCGTGAAGGCCACCTTCGAACTGGGCTACACGCACCTGGAGCCCGCGCAGGCCCGCGCCTTCCGGCTGCTCGGCCTCGCCGACGGGCCGGACATCTCGCTCGCCGCGGCCGCCGCCGCCCTCGACCTGCCGCTGCAGGAGACCGAGGACCTCATCGAGACGCTCGTGGACACCTCGCTCGTCGAGTCGGCGGCCCCGGGCCGCTACCGGTACCACGACCTCGTCCGCCTCTACGCCCGCGCCTGCGCCGAGCGCGACGAGCAGCCCCCGGCGGAGCGCGAGGCGGCCATGTCGCGGCTGCTCGACTTCTACCTGGCGACCGCCGCCCGCGTGTACGCCATCGAACGGCCCGGCGACCGGCTCGTCGACCACCTCGAACCCACCACGTACGAGGGCCTGTCCTTCACCGACCGGCACACCGCGCAGGACTGGCTGTACCGCGAGGCGAACTGCGTCCTCGCCTGCGTCCGCCAGGCGACCGCGGGCGGGGCGCCGGCCAGCCGCCTGCGGCGCGCGGTGGACCTGCTGTGGGCGGCGAAGGACCTCACCGAGTCCGGGGCGAACTCCAAGCAGTACGAGTCGGCGGCGCTCGCCGCGCGGGAGGCCGCGCACGCCGCCGGCGACGCCCGCACGGAGGCGCGGGCGCGGACGACGCTGAGCAACGTCCACCTGGTGGCGGGCCGGTACGACCAGGCGGACCGGGAGGCACGCGCCGCCCGCGAGCTCGCGGTGGCCGCGGGCGACGCCGCGCCGGTCTACTGGGCGGACAACGACCGCGGGATCATCGCCATCGTCCAGGGGCGCCACCAGGACGCCGAGGAGCACCTGGTCCGGGCGACGGAGGGGTCGCGGGAGGTCGGCAACCTCTCCAGCGTCGCCACCGCCCTGTGCAACCTCTCCCGGGTGCACCTCCTCACCGGCCGCCCCACCAGCGCCATCGACCTGGCGCGGCAGGGCATCGAGCTCTACGACCGGCTGGGCCTGACGCTGCGCCTGGCCAACGGCCGGTACGCGCTCGGCGTCGCCCTCACCCACGCGGACCGGCACGCGGAGGCGCTGGAGGAGTTCGCCGAGGCGCTGCGGATCTTCGCGAAGAACCGGCAGCGGCTGTGGGAGGGCGCCACCCACTTCCGCATCGCCGAGGCGCAGTTGCGGTCGCGGCGGCCCGCGCACGCCGCGCAGCACGCCGAACAGGCCCTGGCGCTCGGCTGCATCGGCGGCGACCAGATGCGCGGCCACACCCTGACCCTGCTCGGCAAGGCCCTGCGGGCGCTGGGGCAGAGCGACCGTTCCCGCGCCTGCCTGGTGGAGGCGCTCTCCCTGTACGAGGAGCTGGGGGCGCAGGAGGCGGCCGGCGTCCGGGCCCTGCTGACCCCCTCGGCGGCCTGA
- a CDS encoding outer membrane protein assembly factor BamB family protein, whose translation MEQLTQHDPRRIGPFEVLGRLGAGGMGLVYLARSASGRRVAIKTVRTELAEDQLFRVRFTREVEAARAVSGFYTAAVVDADPRAAVPWLATAYVPAPSLEEIVNECGPMPAPAVRWLAAGIAEALQSIHGAGLVHRDLKPSNVLVVEDGPRVIDFGIASGVSNTRLTMTNVAVGTPAYMSPEQARDSRSVTGASDVFSLGSTLVFAATGHAPFHGANPVETVFMLLREGPDLEGLPDELRPLIESCMQMDAALRPTPADLQAQLAPHLFAGGDDSGTASAWLPALATAMIEQRRGGRPTPPPPPTPPVPPGPPPGHGAAGRGPQGPPPQGPAGGRAPGAPPPGQEWDAARRGGTDPRTGHAVAPSGAAPVRLPGSGVPIGPGPRRADARAAHDPAGPATGWIRPPAGLTGDGAPPPPTGRPLPGPGGAVPGQGGATDGGPAVATPGHWRPWRFRMSNDVWGTPVVDGDLLYVTSFEVHALDVATGRRQFKTRDVAWSMAVAAGRIHASDGPTLYALGAHDAGELWRLQTDAWVYSLKVDRGTVVTGTRGGGVQGWEASNGARLWELSGAQTDFETPEAGPAVHGDTVYVWHDARLRALDARTGTERWSYPIGDAASCGGVPVRVTPAEDGYVYVAAGTRVLSVDVMSGRVRWHFEAPAVFLSAPAFAPGPAVTGGGVYLADHLGTVYALDAATGKDRWRIATETRQSIEPVLVADGNVHVGSGSALYTLDAVTGTPKWRFAAGGEIVGAPVVADGRLHFGSADHVLYTLDAAGGQLRWKLTTGGEITGSPVARAGVVYACSKDRCVYALDAVKGTATGRAAAR comes from the coding sequence GTGGAGCAGCTGACGCAGCACGACCCGAGACGGATCGGCCCGTTCGAGGTGCTGGGCCGGCTCGGCGCCGGCGGGATGGGCCTGGTCTATCTGGCGCGGTCGGCGTCGGGCCGCCGCGTGGCGATCAAGACCGTACGGACCGAACTCGCCGAGGACCAGCTGTTCCGCGTCCGCTTCACCCGCGAGGTCGAGGCCGCGCGGGCGGTGTCCGGTTTCTACACCGCGGCCGTCGTGGACGCCGATCCGCGCGCCGCCGTGCCGTGGCTGGCGACCGCCTACGTGCCCGCTCCCTCCCTGGAGGAGATCGTCAACGAGTGCGGGCCGATGCCCGCGCCCGCCGTGCGCTGGCTGGCCGCCGGGATCGCCGAGGCGCTCCAGTCCATCCACGGCGCGGGCCTCGTCCACCGCGACCTCAAGCCGTCGAACGTCCTCGTCGTCGAGGACGGACCGCGCGTCATCGACTTCGGCATCGCCTCCGGCGTCTCCAACACCCGGCTGACGATGACCAACGTCGCCGTCGGGACGCCCGCGTACATGTCCCCCGAGCAGGCCCGCGACTCGCGCAGCGTCACCGGCGCCAGCGACGTCTTCTCGCTCGGCTCCACGCTCGTCTTCGCCGCGACCGGGCACGCCCCCTTCCACGGCGCGAACCCCGTCGAGACGGTCTTCATGCTGTTGCGCGAGGGCCCCGACCTCGAGGGGCTCCCCGACGAGCTGCGCCCCCTCATCGAGTCGTGCATGCAGATGGACGCCGCGCTGCGACCCACCCCGGCCGACCTCCAGGCACAGCTGGCCCCGCACCTCTTCGCCGGCGGCGACGACAGCGGCACGGCCTCCGCGTGGCTGCCCGCCCTCGCCACCGCCATGATCGAGCAGCGGCGCGGCGGCCGTCCCACCCCGCCGCCCCCGCCCACGCCGCCGGTCCCGCCCGGCCCGCCCCCCGGCCACGGGGCCGCGGGCCGGGGGCCCCAGGGCCCCCCGCCGCAGGGACCCGCCGGTGGCCGGGCACCCGGCGCGCCCCCGCCCGGGCAGGAGTGGGACGCCGCCCGGCGCGGCGGCACCGACCCGCGCACCGGCCACGCGGTGGCCCCCTCCGGCGCCGCGCCGGTCCGGCTGCCCGGCTCCGGCGTGCCCATCGGACCCGGCCCCCGCCGCGCCGACGCCCGCGCCGCCCACGACCCCGCCGGCCCCGCGACCGGCTGGATCCGCCCGCCCGCCGGGCTCACCGGCGACGGCGCCCCGCCGCCGCCCACCGGCCGCCCCCTGCCGGGCCCCGGCGGCGCGGTGCCCGGCCAGGGCGGCGCCACCGACGGCGGACCGGCCGTCGCCACGCCCGGCCACTGGCGGCCCTGGCGGTTCCGCATGTCGAACGACGTGTGGGGCACGCCCGTCGTCGACGGCGACCTCCTGTACGTGACGTCCTTCGAGGTCCACGCCCTCGACGTGGCCACCGGCCGCCGCCAGTTCAAGACCCGCGACGTCGCCTGGTCCATGGCGGTCGCCGCCGGCCGCATCCACGCCTCGGACGGCCCCACCCTCTACGCGCTCGGCGCCCACGACGCGGGCGAGCTGTGGCGGCTCCAGACCGACGCGTGGGTGTACTCGCTCAAGGTCGACCGCGGCACGGTCGTCACCGGCACGCGCGGCGGCGGCGTCCAGGGCTGGGAGGCGTCCAACGGTGCCCGGCTGTGGGAGCTCTCCGGCGCCCAGACCGACTTCGAGACGCCGGAGGCCGGGCCCGCCGTGCACGGCGACACCGTGTACGTCTGGCACGACGCCCGGCTGCGCGCCCTCGACGCCCGCACGGGCACCGAGCGCTGGTCGTACCCCATCGGCGACGCCGCCTCGTGCGGCGGCGTGCCCGTCCGCGTCACCCCGGCGGAGGACGGCTACGTGTACGTCGCCGCCGGCACGCGCGTCCTGTCCGTCGACGTCATGTCCGGCCGCGTCCGCTGGCACTTCGAGGCGCCCGCGGTGTTCCTCTCCGCGCCCGCCTTCGCCCCCGGGCCCGCGGTGACCGGCGGCGGCGTGTACCTCGCCGACCACCTCGGCACCGTGTACGCCCTCGACGCCGCGACCGGCAAGGACCGGTGGCGCATCGCGACGGAGACGCGCCAGTCGATCGAGCCGGTGCTCGTCGCCGACGGCAACGTCCACGTCGGCAGCGGCAGCGCCCTGTACACGCTCGACGCGGTCACCGGCACCCCGAAGTGGCGGTTCGCGGCCGGCGGCGAGATCGTCGGCGCGCCCGTCGTGGCGGACGGGCGCCTGCACTTCGGCTCCGCCGACCACGTCCTGTACACCCTGGACGCCGCGGGCGGGCAGCTCCGCTGGAAGCTCACCACCGGCGGCGAGATCACCGGGTCGCCCGTGGCGCGGGCCGGGGTCGTGTACGCGTGCAGCAAGGACCGGTGCGTCTACGCGCTGGACGCGGTGAAGGGGACCGCCACGGGGCGGGCCGCGGCCCGGTAG
- a CDS encoding VOC family protein, with protein MAATTDGTAQQTPEGTPCWADALLPDLEAGKRFYGELFGWTFTDGGEPGRPYAVALGGGAPVAGLAPKGDGRMPTTWGVYLSTPDAAALAARIRHAGGQIITAPVRVGTAGVTALAVDPGGAVFGLWQGEERPGFGRQGVPGSYCWTEVYTRAADKDAVDAFYSTVFGYRTRDLDDPAADFRVWSPPGPGEPTDDTAIGGRSVIGDAFPAEMPAHFLVYFAVEDCDTTATTAVRLGGRVTEPPFDTPYGRIAVLADDQGAVFAVLAEPKAA; from the coding sequence ATGGCCGCGACCACGGACGGGACCGCGCAGCAGACGCCGGAGGGCACGCCCTGCTGGGCGGACGCGTTGCTCCCGGACCTGGAGGCCGGCAAGCGCTTCTACGGCGAGCTGTTCGGCTGGACGTTCACCGACGGCGGCGAGCCCGGCCGGCCGTACGCCGTCGCCCTCGGCGGCGGAGCACCCGTCGCCGGACTCGCCCCCAAGGGGGACGGCAGGATGCCCACCACCTGGGGCGTGTACCTGTCCACCCCCGACGCCGCCGCCCTCGCCGCGCGCATCCGGCACGCCGGCGGCCAGATCATCACCGCCCCCGTACGCGTCGGCACCGCCGGCGTCACCGCCCTCGCCGTCGACCCGGGAGGCGCCGTCTTCGGCCTCTGGCAGGGTGAGGAGCGCCCCGGCTTCGGCCGCCAGGGGGTCCCCGGCTCGTACTGCTGGACCGAGGTCTACACCCGGGCCGCCGACAAGGACGCCGTCGACGCCTTCTACTCCACCGTCTTCGGCTACCGCACCCGTGACCTGGACGACCCCGCCGCCGACTTCCGCGTCTGGTCCCCGCCCGGCCCCGGCGAACCCACCGACGACACCGCCATCGGCGGGCGCAGCGTCATCGGCGACGCCTTCCCGGCCGAGATGCCGGCCCACTTCCTCGTCTACTTCGCCGTCGAGGACTGCGACACCACCGCCACCACCGCCGTCCGCCTGGGCGGCCGCGTGACCGAACCCCCCTTCGACACGCCGTACGGCCGGATCGCCGTCCTCGCCGACGACCAGGGCGCGGTCTTCGCCGTCCTCGCGGAACCCAAGGCCGCCTGA
- a CDS encoding TetR family transcriptional regulator, protein MTGQVRTVDGRVAGRRGQATRQKLLDCLSEMLGSSPYRDVKVIDVARKAGTSPATFYQYFPDVEGAVLEIAEEMAKEGAGLTELVSGRSWAGRAAKQSAEELVDGFLDFWRRNDAILRVVDLGAAEGDKRFYKIRMKVLSSVTSSLTDAVKELQSKGRVDKDVNPAAMAGALVTMLASVASHQKGFQTWGVKQAEIRPNLALLVHLGITGKKPTK, encoded by the coding sequence ATGACAGGACAAGTACGCACCGTCGACGGCCGCGTGGCCGGTCGGCGCGGACAGGCGACGCGGCAGAAGCTGCTCGACTGCCTCAGCGAGATGCTCGGCTCCTCGCCGTACCGGGACGTCAAAGTCATCGACGTGGCCCGGAAGGCGGGCACTTCACCTGCGACCTTCTATCAGTATTTCCCGGACGTGGAGGGCGCTGTCCTCGAAATCGCCGAGGAAATGGCCAAGGAAGGCGCAGGATTGACCGAATTGGTATCGGGTCGCTCCTGGGCCGGCCGGGCCGCCAAGCAGTCGGCGGAGGAGCTCGTCGACGGCTTCCTCGACTTCTGGCGGCGCAACGACGCCATCCTGCGCGTCGTGGATCTCGGGGCCGCCGAAGGGGACAAACGGTTCTACAAGATCCGCATGAAGGTCCTCAGCTCGGTCACCAGCTCCCTCACGGACGCGGTGAAGGAGCTCCAGTCCAAGGGCCGGGTCGACAAGGACGTGAACCCCGCCGCGATGGCGGGCGCCCTGGTCACCATGCTCGCGTCGGTGGCCTCGCACCAGAAGGGCTTCCAGACCTGGGGCGTGAAGCAGGCCGAGATCCGCCCGAACCTGGCCCTCCTGGTCCACCTCGGCATCACGGGGAAGAAGCCGACCAAGTAG
- a CDS encoding pyridoxine/pyridoxamine 5'-phosphate oxidase gives MTDSAFEDTLHSLRVWDTDLPGFDPDTAPDDPLPLFRDWFVDAARAGQPEPHAMQLATVDAAGHPDVRTVMLHGADARGWRFATHSTSTKGRQLAAVPYAALHFYWPARARQVRLRGHVTMGSAAEAYDDLHARSTGALAAALVGRQSEPLPSVGVLREASDDAWTRAESDPTVGVATWTVYHLAAREAEFFQGDARRRHVRLRYLRGDDDTWTRMLLWP, from the coding sequence ATGACGGACAGCGCCTTCGAGGACACCCTGCACTCCCTCCGGGTCTGGGACACCGACCTGCCCGGCTTCGACCCGGACACCGCCCCGGACGACCCGCTGCCGCTCTTCCGCGACTGGTTCGTGGACGCCGCCCGCGCGGGCCAGCCGGAGCCGCACGCCATGCAGCTGGCCACCGTCGACGCGGCCGGTCACCCGGACGTCCGCACGGTGATGCTGCACGGCGCCGACGCGCGGGGCTGGCGGTTCGCCACGCACTCCACCAGCACCAAGGGCCGACAGCTGGCGGCCGTCCCGTACGCGGCGCTCCACTTCTACTGGCCGGCGCGGGCCCGCCAGGTACGGTTGCGGGGCCACGTCACGATGGGCAGCGCCGCCGAGGCGTACGACGACCTCCACGCCCGGTCGACGGGCGCGCTGGCCGCCGCGCTGGTGGGCCGCCAGAGCGAGCCGCTGCCCTCCGTGGGGGTCCTGCGCGAGGCGAGCGACGACGCCTGGACCCGCGCGGAGTCGGACCCGACGGTCGGGGTCGCCACCTGGACGGTCTACCACCTGGCCGCGCGGGAGGCCGAGTTCTTCCAGGGCGACGCCCGCCGCCGCCACGTCCGCCTGCGCTACCTCCGCGGGGACGACGACACCTGGACCCGCATGCTGCTCTGGCCGTGA
- a CDS encoding DUF4142 domain-containing protein, protein MHPNRRAPRRPAVPRPAIAAVAASCAALLALFLLVRGGNDEAQAGQAASVVRQDGGYGSVAAGPQPVTEIDRTFLVKVRQAGLWEIPAGRLAQTNGSSEAVKRAGLHLLDGHSKLDQLVREDARILGVEIPNEATEEQQGFVRQLEAARGAEFDRIFANILRSSHGKIFATIAEVRAATQNDLIRRHARQANDTVLDHMEVLEDTGLVEGKTFAEVEAAVTPK, encoded by the coding sequence ATGCATCCGAACCGACGCGCCCCCCGGCGCCCCGCCGTGCCCCGGCCGGCCATCGCCGCCGTGGCCGCCTCCTGCGCCGCGCTGCTCGCGCTGTTCCTGCTGGTGCGGGGAGGGAACGACGAGGCGCAGGCCGGACAGGCCGCCTCGGTCGTGCGGCAGGACGGGGGGTACGGGAGCGTCGCGGCCGGTCCGCAGCCGGTGACGGAGATCGACCGGACGTTCCTCGTGAAGGTGCGGCAGGCGGGGCTGTGGGAGATACCGGCCGGGCGGCTGGCGCAGACGAACGGCTCCAGCGAGGCGGTGAAGCGCGCCGGCCTCCACCTGCTCGACGGGCACAGCAAGCTCGACCAGCTCGTCCGCGAGGACGCCAGGATCCTCGGTGTGGAGATCCCCAACGAGGCGACGGAGGAGCAGCAGGGCTTCGTCCGGCAGCTGGAGGCCGCGCGGGGGGCGGAGTTCGACCGGATCTTCGCCAACATCCTCCGCTCGTCCCACGGCAAGATCTTCGCCACGATCGCCGAGGTGCGCGCGGCGACGCAGAACGACCTGATCCGCCGGCACGCCCGCCAGGCCAACGACACCGTCCTGGACCACATGGAGGTACTGGAGGACACGGGCCTGGTGGAGGGCAAGACGTTCGCCGAGGTCGAGGCGGCGGTCACCCCCAAGTAG